The nucleotide window AAGTTTTTCAAAACAACTGATAGATCAAAAATATTAAATTACAATATTTATGCCTGGACCAAGTTTAAACCATATCATCGAAATTGCTAAACGCGGCTTGTATGCTCAACGTCTTGGAATGGACATTGTAGGACACAATGTTGCAAACGCATCAACTCCCGGATATTCACGACAACGTGTTGATTTCCGTACAGGAGAAGTTTTAAAAACAAATCAAGGATTGTTGGGAACAGGAGTTATTTCCACGAATGGAGGAAGAATTCGCAACGCATTTGTTGATGAACATGTGCGCGTTTCGACTGGCACATTTGAAGATGCGAGCGCACAACGACAAACAATGTCGCGTATAGAAACGAAAATCAACGAATTAACAATAAACGGTTTAGGACAGCAGATAACAAGGTTTTTCAATGCATTTCAAACATTGGCGCAAAAACCCGAAGATGTTGGACCACGTATAAATGTTATTAATCAAGCAAAACGAGTTGCAGATGCATTTCATAATGTTGTTCAAGGATATGAAAGTGCGCAAAAAGAAACGCATCAAGAAGTTGAAAAAATTTTAAATCAAATTAATAGATTAGCCGAAGATATTGCTATTGCAGACAGAGAAGTTCTCCGTTTGCAATCTGTTGGCGTTGATGCAAGCGATGCAAAAGACACGAGAGATTTGCTCATTGATGAACTTTCGAAATATGCAAACGTAAAAGTCAGCGAAGATTCGAAAGGTTCCGTGTTAGTTTCTATCGGAGGAATTGTTGTTGCATCACGTGGAGGCGCATCAAAATTGCAGATGGAGCAGATTACTCAAGATATATATTTTGAAGGGCAAGAAGACCCGTTCACCGTTGATAGACTTGCAATTACTATTCCTCCGTTCAACGAAGATTCAATATTGGAACCGCAAAATCGAACTGTCAATATTACTTCCGGTCAATTGAACGGATTTTTAAAAACATATAATG belongs to Ignavibacteria bacterium and includes:
- the flgK gene encoding flagellar hook-associated protein FlgK, translating into MPGPSLNHIIEIAKRGLYAQRLGMDIVGHNVANASTPGYSRQRVDFRTGEVLKTNQGLLGTGVISTNGGRIRNAFVDEHVRVSTGTFEDASAQRQTMSRIETKINELTINGLGQQITRFFNAFQTLAQKPEDVGPRINVINQAKRVADAFHNVVQGYESAQKETHQEVEKILNQINRLAEDIAIADREVLRLQSVGVDASDAKDTRDLLIDELSKYANVKVSEDSKGSVLVSIGGIVVASRGGASKLQMEQITQDIYFEGQEDPFTVDRLAITIPPFNEDSILEPQNRTVNITSGQLNGFLKTYNEHLVPGIMRINTLAQSFAAKVNEIHLLGYGRFNPESGTMTSELPLFTIGYDGSGADVYTDPDDIRSIDITDKSDPYSTVAKFINVSKDILSNPDGVAASAEDGVPGSNAIALRIANLANLQFVIEDPNNPDTFRYTFEEYNRKSVDELGTAIFSATNSEEASQIVLERMVQEQQAISGVSIDEEMKNLVEFQRAYDASAKIVATVNDMYLTILNMV